The following coding sequences lie in one Xylocopa sonorina isolate GNS202 chromosome 15, iyXylSono1_principal, whole genome shotgun sequence genomic window:
- the Pig-z gene encoding phosphatidylinositol glycan anchor biosynthesis class Z, which produces MHSKNEYRRSIDEYKPADPIKRKIGFYWILVALRIILTLVPQTGYIHPDEYFQSIEVISGDHFDIDINKPWEFNSTFPIRTILIPQIIVGIPYSILSRLSRYTLFYFGTSLKSPYFLTLFPRLLICGLSFISDYCLYKICYMYGQNYKIRLITYASSYVMLVYATRTLSNTIELVLTALLIYYASYSMAYTEKVVVQSDYLLDKYNKARTEVERVKYYKLKASLPPHSLNHCIRIATITAVGIFNRPTFIAFTVAPIFFWLQRGLGSKSVGFADFHVRIISFIACTIPTTIFFILVDSFYFGYLTMAEIGNFDISMNNFVVTPLNFLRYNANTKNLQTHGLHPRYLHFIVNVPLLYNALGVIGLITFGKMLYSGLKAQWLNLPRIQSVVGLMTTSFVTPIILLSIFPHQEPRFIIPTLLPLVFLYAPNITRISGVDTVVRTTEDSACQNAFSTKTKLNKLQIFWFLCNIALTFFYGFVHQGGVLPLTSHIATELKAKPDLTHIHLVTSHTYPIPTALLHLRNTKRTYMSSGKHKYKLIKDFYLYEQGSKTIKDVCNTITLKLRECEHEYVNKQIPYRFYYVLPATDIEEFVSIQNSTKLFNYHIVNRFYPHVTMEKLPFSKVAKNIMYLTDLNRFSMEKLIKVINNILETFQEFQLLLIRVEYLLKNKYKNKRKS; this is translated from the exons atgcATTCGAAGAATGAATATCGCAGATCTATAGACGAATACAAACCTGCCGACCCGATAAAAAGgaaaataggtttctattggaTTCTAGTTGCTTTGAGGATTATTTTAACGCTTGTTCCTCAAACAGGATACATTCACCCTGATGAGTATTTTCAAAGTATTGAAGTAATATCTG GAGATCATTTTGACATTGACATCAACAAACCATGGGAATTCAATTCAACATTTCCTATAAGGACTATCCTAATACCTCAAATAATCGTTGGTATACCGTATTCAATTTTAAGCAGACTTTCACGATATACACTTTTTTATTTTGGTACATCATTGAAGTCACCATATTTTCTTACATTATTTCCACGTCTGTTAATATGTGGCTTGTCTTTTATATCGGACTATTGTTTATACAAAATCTGTTATATGTATGGGCAAAATTATAAAATAAGACTGATCACATACGCCAGTTCCTATGTTATGCTTGTTTATGCAACTCGTACATTATCAAATACCATTGAACTGGTGCTAACAGCCTTGTTAATATATTATGCATCATATTCTATGGCATACACAGAAAAG GTAGTCGTTCAAAGTGACTATCTATTagataaatataataaagcaaGAACTGAAGTAGAAAGAGTGAAGTACTATAAGCTGAAAGCTTCATTACCTCCACATTCTTTAAATCATTGTATAAGAATAGCCACGATCACAGCAGTCGGCATATTTAATAGGCCAACATTTATTGCATTCACTGTCGCCCCTATTTTCTTTTGGTTGCAAAGAGGTTTAGGTTCTAAAAGCGTAGGTTTCGCAGATTTTCATGTTCGAATAATCAGCTTCATTGCCTGTACAATACCTACCACAATCTTTTTTATTCTAGTCGATAGTTTTTATTTTGGTTATTTAACAATGGCAGAGATAGGCAATTTTGATATTAGTATGAACAACTTTGTGGTAACACCACTCAATTTTCTTAGATATAATGCAAACACTAAAAATCTACAGACTCACGGTTTGCATCCCCGTTATTTACATTTTATAGTAAACGTACCCCTTTTATATAATGCTCTTGGAGTTATCGGTCTTATTACATTTGGAAAAATGTTGTACAG TGGTTTAAAAGCTCAGTGGTTAAATTTGCCACGGATACAAAGTGTTGTTGGTCTGATGACAACATCTTTTGTTACACCTATTATATTGTTATCGATATTCCCTCATCAAGAACCTCGATTTATCATTCCAACACTATTACCTTTAGTTTTCTTATATGCACCGAATATAACTCGAATATCGGGAGTTGATACAGTCGTACGTACGACCGAAGATAGCGCATGCCAAAATGCATTTTCAACGAAAACTAAGTTGAATAAACTACAGATCTTTTGGTTCCTATGTAATATtgcattaacatttttttacGGTTTCGTTCATCAAGGCGGAGTTTTACCTTTAACATCTCACATAGCCACCGAATTGAAAGCAAAACCAGATCTCACGCATATACACTTAGTTACATCGCACACTTATCCCATACCAACAGCGCTTTTACATTTAAGGAATactaaacgaacgtatatgagTAGCGGAAAACACAAATATAAATTGATCAAAGACTTTTACCTTTACGAACAAGGTTCAAAAACTATAAAAGATGTATGTAATACTATCACGTTGAAACTTCGTGAATGTGAACACGAGTATGTTAACAAGCAGATACCATATAGATTTTATTATGTTCTTCCAGCTACAGATATAGAAGAGTTTGTTTCTATTCAAAATAGTACAAAGTTATTTAATTATCATATTGTAAATAGATTTTATCCACACGTTACGATGGAAAAATTACCATTCTCAAAAGTTGctaagaatattatgtatttAACAGATTTAAACAGATTTTCAatggaaaaattaattaaagttaTAAACAACATACTTGAAACTTTCCAAGAATTTCAGTTATTATTAATACGGGTTGAATATTTACTCAAgaacaaatataaaaataaacgtAAATCGTGA
- the LOC143430612 gene encoding dolichyl-diphosphooligosaccharide--protein glycosyltransferase subunit 1, which yields MIKRSPIILLWNIALFLGFYVQSFATANTIDPDLSLKSVEKHIDLQSQLTKITTRIVLENGSKDRQIRNFLFSLEPEQKNSLSFITAYREPIRVELKLSETKVDAHPDKTFYRIELKDALFPGRTASVEIEWILTHELVPHPKEITQNEKQLIKYMGNIYLYSPYDIMKQTTTVSLPTRNIESYTKFKPVSQSDSVITYGPYEKLAPFSYEELSIHFENNNKFLTVTRLERSIEISHWGNIAVEEHIDLLHTGALLKGSFSRYEFAREPKSGQASIQSFDTILPAAASDIYYRDEIGNISTSHTRIKKDSVELNLRPRFPLFGGWKTKYIVGYNVPSYEYLFHSGDQYTLEMRLLDHVFDDMVVDELIVKIILPEGSKNIELSLPYPATRLPDSLHYTYLDTTGRPVISVTKKNLVENHIQNFKLKYTFPRILMLQEPLLVAAALYLLFLLVITYVRLDFSIDKDEVSESKLRIAGQCEKILAAQDRRVTSYNELDDQLMHLKANKDANAFLSVVKGINQEYKSATSAIAEIAQRLKGESGDVYDRIQELQKQDRTLKELYNQQQALYVDKLVPGKIGRQQFVEAEAAITKKKEECVEKINSIIKSLQ from the coding sequence ATGATCAAACGTAGCCCAATTATATTACTATGGAACATCGCGTTGTTTCTCGGATTTTACGTTCAGTCTTTCGCTACCGCAAATACCATCGACCCAGACCTGAGTTTAAAGAGTGTGGAGAAGCATATTGATTTGCAGTCTCAGCTAACAAAAATTACAACTAGAATTGTATTAGAAAATGGGAGCAAAGACCGGCAGATACGAAATTTCCTTTTCTCATTGGAACCTGAGCAGAAAAATAGCCTGAGTTTCATAACAGCGTACAGAGAGCCTATACGAGTCGAGCTGAAATTAAGCGAGACCAAGGTGGACGCGCATCCGGATAAAACTTTCTATCGTATCGAATTGAAGGACGCCCTGTTCCCCGGTAGAACTGCGTCCGTCGAAATTGAATGGATATTAACGCACGAGCTTGTGCCTCATCCTAAGGAGATCACGCAAAATGAAAAGCAATTAATAAAATACATGGGAAATATTTATCTCTATTCACCGTACGATATAATGAAACAAACGACTACTGTATCCTTACCAACGCGTAATATCGAGAGCTATACCAAATTCAAACCTGTTTCGCAAAGCGATTCTGTAATTACATATGGTCCATACGAGAAACTTGCTCCGTTTTCTTATGAAGAATTAAGCATACACTTTGAGAACAACAATAAATTTCTGACCGTTACCAGACTCGAGAGAAGCATTGAAATATCGCATTGGGGCAACATAGCGGTAGAAGAGCACATTGATTTATTACATACCGGAGCATTATTGAAAGGTTCGTTTTCACGATACGAGTTCGCCAGAGAGCCGAAATCAGGGCAGGCTAGCATCCAGAGCTTCGACACTATTTTACCAGCAGCTGCATCTGATATTTACTACAGAGATGAAATTGGTAACATTTCAACCTCTCACACCCGTATCAAGAAAGACTCTGTAGAGTTGAACCTTCGTCCAAGATTTCCACTGTTTGGTGGTTGGAAAACCAAGTACATAGTTGGGTACAATGTACCTAGTTACGAATATCTTTTTCATTCTGGTGACCAGTATACATTAGAGATGAGATTGTTAGATCACGTCTTTGACGATATGGTGGTAGACGAATTAATTGTAAAAATCATTTTGCCAGAAGGTTCTAAAAATATAGAACTAAGCCTTCCGTATCCTGCGACACGTTTGCCAGATTCTCTTCACTATACATATTTGGATACTACCGGTCGGCCAGTAATTTCTGTTACTAAGAAAAACTTGGTCGAGAATCACATTCAAAATTTCAAACTAAAATATACGTTTCCGCGTATACTGATGTTGCAAGAACCACTGCTGGTTGCTGCAGCATTATATTTACTGTTTCTGTTGGTGATCACTTATGTAAGACTTGACTTTTCGATCGACAAAGATGAAGTCTCGGAAAGCAAATTAAGAATTGCAGGACAATGTGAGAAAATTTTGGCTGCGCAAGATCGTAGAGTAACGTCTTATAACGAGTTGGACGATCAATTAATGCATCTCAAAGCAAACAAGGACGCGAATGCATTTTTGTCTGTTGTAAAAGGTATCAATCAAGAGTACAAAAGTGCGACAAGTGCTATCGCGGAGATTGCTCAACGTTTGAAAGGAGAATCGGGAGATGTATACGATCGTATTCAAGAATTACAAAAGCAAGACAGAACTTTAAAGGAACTGTATAATCAACAACAAGCATTGTACGTAGATAAATTGGTACCAGGCAAAATAGGACGTCAACAATTTGTGGAAGCGGAAGCAGCTATCacaaaaaagaaagaggaaTGCGTCGAGAAAATAAATTCCATTATTAAGTCTTTGCAGTAA
- the Tmem214 gene encoding transmembrane protein 214, translated as MSSGGWELVGRNKKDKSNGKISKLTKAEKKKFIENAPKVEDFLPLSQVKTLYDNLDNNKENKKPSKEKDNKTKENEEKKKQQKQQQSVEKKKQEPKEKPPKSIKDALNMINAEELRNILTTSQTRFPEAPLIWLKELAAFLNIKIPIDKEDVVFSGKPKDYPLSIVPKSISSTLEKAIEVAGKQTAQLFYENTLTAMATDMAKGSPVVGHKIFLQLLARINPEMTVANISKLIRVKNSYQNRKNIGLSLLWAISQAGRKNLVVGLKVWHEVMSPMLETKSYCNYVAQILNDLVFGHENFHDLKPELYLDIVEDTTSGKFNVPASLGREINNSIEKLRSVLFKNKNISCAKLFEMLIPKVTQKVHANYRDELIKVLVACLAADSSCFSVWESLYAKNLYQSHLLLTYIDAKWNILHTTLETKCFKETCIVLQTTNERWKKGKDESLANNCNKICKALLLKMTASTNKKFPWKKGILLLLLLSSVVVGYDIYKHNDFKASNTGKFLTRSGVSAYGQQSWILMQEYSSKALEFIEATSPEYYKATVERCKPYVKLAGDIYLVMRNVSFKIYNKIAEYARKNGPLVTETIEHYAPGMLDEIKLKSSQGLEVLKVYSNLCVQKLNERSTATLRWLEHNVFVGKLSPENLQNYASKAIDTTQTLASQTYDWVYEKVQTLSKVP; from the exons ATGTCGTCCGGTGGTTGGGAATTAGTTGGGAGAAATAAAAAGGATAAAAGCAATGGGAAAATCAGTAAACTTACGAAAGCTGAGAAAAAGAAATTTATCGAAAATGCGCCAAAAGTGGAAGATTTCC TTCCTTTGAGCCAAGTGAAAACTTTGTACGATAATTTGGACAAtaataaagaaaataaaaaaccgTCAAAGGAAAAAGACAATAAAACAAAGGAAaatgaagagaaaaagaagcaACAGAAGCAGCAGCAATCCGTTGAAAAAAAGAAGCAAGAACCTAAGGAGAAACCTCCAAAGTCTATAAAAGATGCATTGAATATG ATTAATGCAGAGGAGCTTCGCAATATTTTGACTACAAGTCAAACAAGATTTCCTGAAGCTCCTTTGATCTGGTTGAAAGAACTTGCTGCCTTTCTCAATATAAAAATACCTATCGATAAAGAAGACGTAGTTTTCTCTGGAAAACCTAAAGACTATCCATTAAGTATAGTACCTAAGTCGATATCTTCCACATTAGAAAAAGCTATCGAAGTAGCAGGAAAGCAAACGGCGCAACTTTTTTATGAAAATACTCTTACCGCAATGGCTACTGATATGGCCAAGGGATCACCCGTTGTAGGCCACAAAATATTTTTACAACTTCTAGCACGAATTAATCCTGAAATGACCGTTGCTAACATTTCAAAATTGATACGCGTAAAAAATTCATATCAAAATAGAAAGAATATCGGTCTCTCTTTACTTTGGGCAATATCACAggctggtagaaagaacttgGTTGTAGGCTTGAAAGTGTGGCATGAGGTAATGTCCCCTATGTTAGAAACAAAAAGTTACTGTAATTATGTAGCACAAATTTTGAACGATCTTGTGTTTGGACATGAAAACTTCCATGATCTTAAACCAGAACTGTATCTTGATATTGTAGAAGATACAACTTCTGGAAAGTTCAATGTTCCTGCTTCTTTAGGCAGAGAAATCAATAACAGCATTGAAAAACTAAGA tcagtattatttaaaaataaaaatataagttGCGCGAAGCTATTTGAAATGTTAATCCCAAAGGTTACACAGAAAGTACATGCAAACTATAGGGATGAATTGATCAAAGTGCTTGTAGCTTGTCTAGCCGCAGACTCTTCTTGTTTTTCTGTCTGGGAGTCTCTTTATGCCAAAAATTTGTACCAATCTCATTTACTCTTAACGTATATTG ATGCAAAATGGAATATTTTACACACAACATTGGAAACAAAGTGTTTTAAAGAGACATGTATAGTATTACAGACAACTAATGAGAGGTGGAAAAAAGGCAAAGATGAAAGTCTTGCAAATAATTGCAATAAAATATGCAAG GCATTATTACTGAAAATGACAGCTTCTACGAATAAGAAATTCCCTTGGAAAAAAGGAATTCTTCTGTTGTTACTTCTTAGTAGCGTTGTTGTTGGTTATGATATTTATAAACATAATGATTTTAAAG CATCCAATACAGGTAAGTTTTTGACAAGAAGTGGAGTATCCGCCTACGGACAACAGTCATGGATTCTGATGCAGGAATATTCTTCTAAAGCTCTTGAATTTATAGAAGCCACTTCACCAGAATATTATAAAGCAACTGTTGAAAGATGTAAACCTTATGTCAAACTAGCTGGAGACATTTATCTTGTAATGAGAAATGTTTcttttaaaatttataataaaattgcaGAATACGCTAGAAAGAATGGCCCTTTGGTTACAGAAACA ATCGAGCATTATGCTCCAGGAATGCTAGATGAAATTAAGTTGAAAAGTAGTCAGGGTTTGGAAGTTCTGAAAGTTTACTCTAATTTATGCGTACAGAAGCTGAACGAACGCTCGACCGCGACCCTTCGGTGGCTAGAGCATAATGTCTTTGT CGGAAAATTAAGTCCAGAAAATTTGCAAAATTACGCTTCAAAAGCAATCGACACTACACAGACATTGGCAAGTCAAACATACGATTGGGTGTACGAAAAGGTGCAAACACTTTCTAAAGTTCCGTGA
- the LOC143430894 gene encoding deoxyribonuclease TATDN1 yields MLAVRMSNLRKFIDIGANLTDPMYQGVYHGSQKHQPDLDKVLERSWNNNLSKIIITAGNIEESKKALEIARTDERLFSTVGCHPTRCNEFEENGDPEAYLKSLSDLATDNKDKVVAIGEMGLDYDRLQFCPKDVQKKYFEMQLSLCSNLKLPMFLHCRNASEDFVRILRKHKDTLTAGVVHSFDGNPEEANSILQMGLYIGINGCSLKTEENLFSVTTIPSDRLMIETDCPWCEIRPTHASAKDIITNFPSVKKEKWQPDKMVKGRNEPCTIVQILEILARIRDEEEEYLCNQIYKNTMKVFFPHEL; encoded by the exons ATGCTCGCCGTTAGAATGAGTAATTTAAGAAAATTCATAG ATATCGGAGCCAATTTGACAGATCCCATGTACCAAGGTGTTTATCACGGATCGCAAAAGCATCAACCAGATTTGGATAAAGTCTTAGAACGAAGTTGGAACAATAATCTTTCGAAAATTATAATCACTGCCGGTAACATAGAAGAAAGCAAAAAGGCTCTCGAAATAGCACGAACAGATG agCGACTATTTTCTACAGTTGGTTGTCATCCAACGCGTTGTAACGAATTTGAAGAAAATGGTGACCCAGAAGCGTACCTTAAATCATTATCAGATCTAGCCACAGACAATAAAGACAAAGTTGTCGCTATTGGTGAAATGGGATTGGATTATGATAGATTACAATTCTGCCCCAAAGATGTTCAAAAGAAGTATTTTGAAATGCAATTATCCTTATGTTCGAATTTGAAATTACCAATGTTTCTACATTGCCGTAACGCTAGCGAAGATTTTGTAAGAATTCTAAGAAAACATAAAGATACACTAACAGCTGGtgttgtacattcttttgacggcaATCCAGAAGAGGCTAATTCTATTTTACAAATGGGATTATACATTGGCATCAATGGATG TTCGCTTAAAACAGAAGAAAACCTTTTCTCTGTTACAACTATACCATCGGACAGGTTGATGATCGAAACCGATTGTCCATGGTGTGAAATAAGACCTACTCATGCTTCTGCGAAAGATATCATCACCAACTTTCCCTCTGTTAAAAAAGAAAAGTGGCAACCCGATAAAATGGTTAAAGGAAGAAACGAACCATGCACTATTGT CCAAATTTTGGAAATACTGGCGCGAATCAGagacgaagaagaggaataTTTGTGTAatcaaatatataaaaatacgaTGAAAGTTTTTTTTCCTCACGAGCTCTAA